The following proteins are co-located in the Telopea speciosissima isolate NSW1024214 ecotype Mountain lineage chromosome 9, Tspe_v1, whole genome shotgun sequence genome:
- the LOC122638756 gene encoding uncharacterized protein LOC122638756 produces the protein MHELLVWWKEKADSSALAKVWLAGFILVPFHIWSERNRKRFEGSCNRSASVLRLLKSDLRDASTLMKCFIKSMQDLVLARDIGASFPNARARRIMEVQWRKPEENWMKLNIDGCPIGNLGHSSAAGIQRNCQGHPKGSFAQYLGVSTNFTAEFLAFFLGVQMARVKGIQRLWIECDAEAVVTSIRNSIVPWLFKQSCGKLQHI, from the coding sequence ATGCACGAGTTGCTCGTTTGGTGGAAGGAGAAAGCCGACTCTAGTGCTCTTGCTAAGGTGTGGCTAGCGGGTTTCATCCTGGTCCCTTTTCATATATGGAGTGAGCGAAATAGGAAACGCTTTGAAGGGAGTTGCAATAGGTCTGCCTCAGTTTTGCGACTCTTGAAATCAGATCTCAGGGACGCCTCAACGCTAATGAAGTGCTTCATCAAGTCTATGCAGGATCTGGTTTTAGCTCGTGATATTGGTGCTTCTTTTCCAAATGCCAGGGCTAGAAGGATTATGGAAGTTCAATGGAGAAAACCTGAAGAAAATTGGATGAAGCTAAACATTGATGGTTGCCCCATAGGGAATCTGGGACATTCAAGTGCAGCAGGGATCCAACGAAACTGCCAAGGACACCCTAAGGGAAGTTTTGCACAGTACCTAGGAGTGTCTACAAACTTTACAGCTGAGTTCTTGGCATTTTTTCTTGGAGTTCAAATGGCCAGGGTGAAGGGAATACAGAGGCTTTGGATAGAGTGTGATGCAGAAGCAGTGGTTACATCAATAAGAAATAGTATAGTTCCTTGGTTGTTCAAACAATCTTGTGGGAAGTTGCAGCATATCTGA